From Streptomyces qinzhouensis, one genomic window encodes:
- a CDS encoding major capsid protein, translating into MALTLPEAAKLSTDELQRGVIETFVQESSILDRIPLLTIEGNSYAYNEEGTLPGVEFRSVNEAYSESTGTVNQKSERLVILGGDADVDKFIVKTRGNLNDQRATQTRMKIKAASYRFQDAFFNGDVATEPKGFDGLRKRLTGAQVISAGANGAGIVGVDGADAHAFFDLMDRLIAQVPGLNAANGALYANAGVIARIKSAARRIGGFEMVRESLTGKTVATYNGIALLDPGQNATGADILPQTETQGTANNASSIYAVRFGQSEDDRAVTGLTNGGIQVTDLGELESKPSYRTRIEFYTGLAVFGGRGAARLNGVLAK; encoded by the coding sequence ATGGCACTGACTCTTCCTGAGGCTGCGAAGCTCTCGACTGACGAACTCCAGCGCGGGGTTATTGAGACCTTTGTTCAGGAGTCCAGCATTCTGGACCGTATTCCACTGCTGACCATCGAGGGCAATTCCTACGCTTACAACGAGGAAGGCACTCTGCCGGGTGTTGAGTTCCGGTCCGTGAATGAGGCATATTCCGAGTCGACGGGCACCGTGAATCAGAAGTCTGAGCGGCTGGTGATCCTCGGCGGGGATGCCGATGTCGATAAGTTCATTGTGAAGACCCGGGGCAACCTGAACGATCAGCGCGCCACCCAGACTCGCATGAAGATTAAGGCCGCGTCGTACAGGTTTCAGGATGCCTTTTTCAACGGTGACGTGGCCACGGAGCCGAAGGGTTTCGACGGTCTGCGTAAGCGTCTGACGGGTGCACAGGTCATTTCTGCGGGTGCCAATGGCGCGGGCATCGTCGGTGTGGACGGGGCCGATGCGCACGCCTTCTTTGACCTCATGGATCGGCTGATTGCGCAGGTCCCGGGCCTGAACGCTGCGAACGGTGCTCTCTACGCGAACGCTGGTGTGATCGCCCGTATCAAGTCCGCGGCGCGTCGGATCGGCGGTTTCGAAATGGTCCGGGAATCGCTTACCGGAAAGACCGTTGCGACCTATAACGGGATTGCCCTGCTCGACCCCGGGCAGAATGCGACCGGTGCGGATATCCTCCCGCAGACCGAGACGCAGGGTACCGCGAACAATGCGTCCAGCATTTACGCCGTGCGGTTCGGGCAGAGCGAGGATGACCGCGCCGTGACCGGTCTCACCAATGGGGGCATTCAGGTTACCGATCTCGGCGAGCTTGAGTCCAAGCCTAGCTATCGGACGCGGATTGAGTTCTACACCGGTCTCGCTGTTTTCGGTGGCCGTGGTGCCGCTCGCCTTAACGGCGTTCTCGCGAAGTAA